The proteins below are encoded in one region of Oncorhynchus nerka isolate Pitt River linkage group LG15, Oner_Uvic_2.0, whole genome shotgun sequence:
- the LOC135560357 gene encoding gastrula zinc finger protein XlCGF17.1-like translates to MSSLSYSPPDKEEEVCWTEKGGLWLNVVVKEEEEEEDVTVTKVEDEDVAVKEEEDEKEEDSDFGEEGEITGILEEEEEEEDLINPRERRDYHGSPGEPQQQHDADEAEESLSTSEHLKKHQRKPTGKKLHHCSDCGKSYSRSDSLKVHQRIHTGETSHCCSDCGKRFTSSADLKRHQRIHTGEKPYSCDQCGKSFNVPSSLKTHQRTHTGEKPYSCADCGKSFSKLYTLQSHQRIHTGEKLYSCSDCGKSFSKLYTLQLHQRIHTGEKLFSCDQCGKRFTHSSCLKVHQRTHTGEKPYSCDQCEKKFVTSSSLTIHRRSHTGEKPYSCDQCVKSFTSSSHLTIHQRTHKRETS, encoded by the exons ATGAGTTCACTGAGCTACTCTCCTCCTGATAAAGAAGaggaggtctgctggacggagaaagggGGTCTGTGGCTGAACGTTGTtgtgaaagaagaagaggaagaggaggatgtcacAGTAACAAAAGTAGAGGATGAGGATGTTgcagtgaaagaagaagaggacGAGAAAGAGGAGGATTCCGAttttggagaggagggagagataactGGTATattggaagaagaggaggaggaggaggatctgATTAACCCCA gagagagacgtgacTATCATGGATCccctggggagcctcaacaacagcatgatgctgacgaggcagagGAGAGTCTCTCCACatcagaacacctcaagaaacaccagcGGAAACCCACAGGGAAGAAACTTCaccactgctctgactgtgggaagagttatTCCAGATCAGATTCACTAAAAgtacaccagagaattcacactggagagacatctcactgctgctctgactgtgggaagaggttTACCTCTTCAGCAGACCTTAAAAGACATCAGAGAATCcatacaggagagaaaccttatagctgtgatcaatgtggaaagagttttaatgTTCCAAGCAGCCTAAaaacacaccagagaacacacacaggggagaaaccttatagctgcgctgactgtgggaagagtttctcaAAATTATATACATTACaatcacaccagagaattcacactggagagaaactttatagctgctctgactgtgggaagagtttttcaaaattatatacattacaattacaccagagaattcacactggagagaaactttttagctgtgatcaatgtgggaaaagGTTTACTCACTCAAGCTGCCTGAAGgtacatcagagaacacacacaggagagaaaccttatagctgtgatcagtgtgagaAGAAATTTGTTACATCTAGCAGTCTGACTATACACCGGAGatctcacacaggagagaaaccttatagctgtgatcaatgtgtgAAAAGTTTTACTTCATCTAGCCATCTGACTATTCACCAGCGGACACACAAGAGAGAAACCTCATAG